In one window of Erythrolamprus reginae isolate rEryReg1 chromosome 1, rEryReg1.hap1, whole genome shotgun sequence DNA:
- the CINP gene encoding cyclin-dependent kinase 2-interacting protein, producing MAASGSSPRTPVLSISARKIKDNAADWHNLIMKWETLNDNGFSIATKIANIKNATQFKDSNLEIDHEDPSDSERLPLNSNMELEQFCTELLETFKKLAKIHEKMEKLCSTTKGVCDLEAYHHTAEPKAPLFHTWPVSHFYDVSLKLLDMYSQELKLKHTIVEEIAHTTDQDLLMVYLSSWLYQPYIDNNNIILLESMLLETGHRQL from the exons ATGGCCG CTAGTGGTTCTAGTCCCAGGACGCCTGTATTGTCCATAAGTGCAAGAAAAATCAAAGATAACGCAGCAGACTGGCATAACCTAATAATGAAGTGGGAAACCCTGAATGATAATGGGTTTTCTATTGCCACCAAGATTGCGAACATCAAAAATGCTACACA gtttaaaGACAGCAATTTGGAGATAGATCATGAAGATCCATCTGACAGTGAAAGACTGCCACTTAACTCTAACATGGAACTGGAGCAATTCTGTACAGAACTACTtgagacttttaaaaaattg GCTAAGATACATGAGAAAATGGAAAAACTGTGTTCAACAACTAAAGGTGTTTGTGATTTAGAAGCATATCATCATACAGCAGAACCCAAGGCACCCTTATTTCACACATGGCCTGTTTCCCATTTCT atgATGTCTCGCTCAAGCTCTTAGATATGTATTCGCAAGAACTGAAACTCAAGCACACCATTGTGGAAGAAATTGCTCATACTACTGACCAAGATCTACTTATGGTCTATTTATCATCCTGGTTATATCAGCCCTACATTGACAATAACAACATAATTCTGTTAGAAAGTATGTTGTTAGAAACAGGACATAGGCAGCTGTAA
- the ZNF839 gene encoding zinc finger protein 839, whose amino-acid sequence MSSPGFGSGAAAGPPEGPAAGLLAENPLRPVPEFCCGKPRRAAEAAALGGVPAGKLQDEGLPPPVGKATRKAEDRRPAGTAVLLPQGQSTARPPALLLSLSFNPATSPSTSGSGLPTVASLNGPLQPGRDGVQEVGSEAEPLPLTGPLLPEMETTHIQVESDQTKEKKRLELFSATTLSKNISGSQAVEKSSKPLGFSTINPEIFQIQSFTGIGSQQFFLCNSSKPTVQLFLSAPLHPLGQVPVSKIITPGQKHKSITKDREDSSNVSLVPTCPAKTLENEGNQPKEQKSKKSLKVTTRSGRISRPPKYKVKDYKFIKTENQAECHPSDSDDYSELSLEDDECQEVKELCELFSPFNYDLQPKLFKCQNCEKSYIGKRGLSRHYRINPSHEHEESSESFPINRLSGMTQLECAKKANCESSHQPSSPLSVTLALVSKSGLATELGGKIQTESEQQSDISAEDRKSEAYSTHLGPGRRKRQRRSYQPKMANISRCSTTFSSLGQLSSNSLKSISAEHFSRFKRKAKLKELIQQCTNEEFMELVVPHMTTVVTVFDFLLMKVEKKCRTKAIFPDVYREFEELHSMVKKMCQDYFNNYELKQPLEIKNHKIAESLGITDCCLEVPKIQINSFPECAESTAEPIVLHISGQK is encoded by the exons ATGTCTTCTCCGGGCTTCGGGAGCGGCGCTGCTGCTGGTCCTCCTGAGGGCCCGGCAGCAGGCCTTCTGGCCGAGAACCCGCTGAGGCCTGTCCCTGAATTTTGCTGCGGGAAGCCTCGTCGGGCGGCCGAGGCGGCGGCTCTTGGAGGCGTCCCGGCGGGAAAGCTACAAGACGAGGGGCTCCCTCCACCGGTCGGAAAGGCGACACGGAAGGCCGAGGACCGTCGTCCCGCAGGGACTGCCGTATTATTACCTCAAGGGCAAAGCACCGCCCGGCCCCCGGCCCTCTTGCTGTCTCTGAGTTTCAACCCGGCGACTTCCCCCTCGACTTCGGGGTCGGGTCTGCCGACGGTCGCCAGCCTGAACGGCCCATTGCAGCCGGGGCGGGATGGAGTTCAGGAGGTCGGATCTGAGGCAGAGCCTCTTCCTTTGACGGGGCCTCTCCTGCCCGAG ATGGAAACCACTCATATCCAGGTAGAATCTGAccagacaaaagaaaagaaaagactggAATTATTTTCTGCAACAACTCTGTCTAAAAATATATCTGGATCTCAAGCAGTTGAGAAAAGTTCTAAGCCTTTAGGATTCAGCACCATTAATCCTGAGATTTTTCAGATACAATCTTTTACAGGCATTGGATCTCAACAATTTTTCCTATGTAATTCTTCTAAACCTACAGTTCAGCTATTTCTTTCGGCCCCTCTACATCCCCTTGGACAAGTACCAGTAAGTAAAATCATTACACCTGGGCAGAAACATAAATCCATTACAAAAGATAGAGAAGattcttcaaatgtttctttggtTCCAACTTGTCCAGCAAAAACTCTTGAAAATGAGGGGAATCAGCCAAAAGAGCAAAAGAGTAAAAAATCTCTGAAAGTGACAACTCGTTCTGGGCGGATTTCTCGCCCTCCAAAATATAAAGTTAAGGACTACAAATTTATCAAAACAGAAAACCAGGCTGAGTGTCACCCATCTGATTCTGATGACTATTCTGAGCTGAGCTTAGAAGATGATGAATGCCAGGAAGTAAAGGAACTTTGTGAATTATTTAGCCCCTTTAACTATGACCTGCAACCAAAATTGTTTAAGTGTCAGAACTGTGAAAAATCCTACATAGGAAAAAGAGGATTATCACGGCACTACAGAATAAATCCAAGCCATGAGCACGAAGAGTCTTCAGAATCTTTTCCTATAAATAGACTTTCTGGAATGACACAACTGGAGTGTGCTAAAAAGGCAAATTGTGAAAGCAGCCATCAACCTTCTTCACCTTTATCAGTTACTCTTGCTTTAGTCAGCAAAAGTGGACTAGCTACAGAATTGGGGGGAAAAATTCAAACAGAAAGTGAACAGCAG TCTGACATTTCTGCAGAAGATAGAAAGTCTGAAGCATACAGCACCCATTTGGGGCCTGGAAGAAGAAAACGACAGAGAAGATCATATCAACCAAAGATGGCTAATATATCAAGATGTTCTACAACATTTAGCAGTCTTGGTCAATTATCTTCAAATTCTCTTAAGAGTATCTCAGCAGAGCATTTTAGTAGATTTAAAAGAAAAGCTAAGCTAAAAGAG CTGATTCAGCAGTGCACCAATGAAGAGTTTATGGAGCTGGTAGTTCCACATATGACAACAGTTGTTACTGTATTTGACTTCCTACTGATGAAG GTAGAGAAAAAATGTCGAACAAAAGCAATCTTTCCAGATGTTTACCGGGAGTTTGAAGAGCTTCATTCAATGGTAAAAAAAATGTGTCaagattattttaataattatgaATTAAAGCAACCATTAGAAATTAAAAACCACAAG aTAGCAGAATCACTAGGAATTACAGATTGTTGTCTTGAAGTGCCAAAAATCCAGATAAATTCTTTTCCTGAATGTGCTGAATCTACTGCTGAACCTATAGTGCTCCATATTTCAGGACAAAAATGA